The proteins below come from a single Anguilla rostrata isolate EN2019 chromosome 3, ASM1855537v3, whole genome shotgun sequence genomic window:
- the LOC135250154 gene encoding protein cornichon homolog 2-like isoform X2 yields MTLNEFDSDKGKGLSAGTDKTRLYHRRQTKGEEPEEDRGGEGGGEKETLRRRERRHIHTVIERGGERCPPPLGPSSAARLAGAAMAFTFAAFCYMLTLVLCASLIFFIIWHIIAFDDLRQDFKNPIDQCNPTRARERIRNIERICNLLRTLVVPEYCIHGLFCLMFMCAAEWVTLGLNIPLLLYHLWRYFHRPADGSEVMYDPVSIMNADILSYCQKESWCKLGFYLLSFFYYLYSMVYTLVSF; encoded by the exons ATGACACTGAATGAATTTGACAGTGACAAGGGAAAAGGGTTGTCAGCTGGGACAGACAAAACCAGACTATACCACAGGAGACAG ACCAAAGGAGAAGAGCCcgaggaggacagaggaggcgaaggaggaggagagaaggagaccttaaggaggagagagaggagacacatacatacagtgatagagagaggaggtgagcggtgccccccccctctcggcCCATCTTCAGCCGCGAGGCTGGCAGGCGCGGCCATGGCGTTCACCTTCGCAGCCTTCTGCTACATGCTCACCCTGGTGCTGTGCGCCTCCctcatcttcttcatcatctGGCAC ATCATTGCATTTGATGATCTTCGGCAGGACTTCAAAAACCCTATTGACCAGTGCAACCCAACAAGAGCA AGAGAAAGAATACGGAATATTGAAAGAATCTGCAACTTACTGCGAACT CTGGTGGTCCCAGAGTACTGCATCCATGGGCTGTTCTGCCTGATGTTCATGTGCGCTGCAGAGTGGGTCACCCTGGGACTCAACATTCCTCTGCTTTTATACCACCTGTGGAG ATATTTTCACCGGCCAGCCGATGGCTCTGAGGTGATGTATGATCCAGTCAGTATCATGAACGCAGATATCCTCAGTTACTGCCAAAAAGAATCCTGGTGCAAGCTGGGCTTctatttgctttctttcttctatTATCTGTACAG CATGGTCTACACTTTGGTGAGCTTCTAA
- the LOC135250154 gene encoding protein cornichon homolog 2-like isoform X1 has translation MHIYTQTHKPRKAKEDVGLCNNKIKTGKNKGRERQNIWTVKKSEISLTPFTFPPFFTCPSYKTKGEEPEEDRGGEGGGEKETLRRRERRHIHTVIERGGERCPPPLGPSSAARLAGAAMAFTFAAFCYMLTLVLCASLIFFIIWHIIAFDDLRQDFKNPIDQCNPTRARERIRNIERICNLLRTLVVPEYCIHGLFCLMFMCAAEWVTLGLNIPLLLYHLWRYFHRPADGSEVMYDPVSIMNADILSYCQKESWCKLGFYLLSFFYYLYSMVYTLVSF, from the exons atgcatatatatacacaaacacacaaaccaagAAAAGCGAAGGAAGACGTCGGACTgtgcaacaacaaaataaaaacggGCAAGAACAAAGGAAGAGAAAGGCAAAACATCTGGACAGTGAAGAAGAGTGAAATCTCGCTCACCCCCTTCACGTTCCCACCATTTTTCACCTGTCCTTCCTACAAGACCAAAGGAGAAGAGCCcgaggaggacagaggaggcgaaggaggaggagagaaggagaccttaaggaggagagagaggagacacatacatacagtgatagagagaggaggtgagcggtgccccccccctctcggcCCATCTTCAGCCGCGAGGCTGGCAGGCGCGGCCATGGCGTTCACCTTCGCAGCCTTCTGCTACATGCTCACCCTGGTGCTGTGCGCCTCCctcatcttcttcatcatctGGCAC ATCATTGCATTTGATGATCTTCGGCAGGACTTCAAAAACCCTATTGACCAGTGCAACCCAACAAGAGCA AGAGAAAGAATACGGAATATTGAAAGAATCTGCAACTTACTGCGAACT CTGGTGGTCCCAGAGTACTGCATCCATGGGCTGTTCTGCCTGATGTTCATGTGCGCTGCAGAGTGGGTCACCCTGGGACTCAACATTCCTCTGCTTTTATACCACCTGTGGAG ATATTTTCACCGGCCAGCCGATGGCTCTGAGGTGATGTATGATCCAGTCAGTATCATGAACGCAGATATCCTCAGTTACTGCCAAAAAGAATCCTGGTGCAAGCTGGGCTTctatttgctttctttcttctatTATCTGTACAG CATGGTCTACACTTTGGTGAGCTTCTAA